DNA sequence from the Bradyrhizobium sp. CIAT3101 genome:
CCAGATGCAGCAGCAACACAGCAGTATCGCTTGCACTCTCCAACAGCGACAGGTGACGTCGCCTATTTTCACTGCGCTCGGCGCCGAACAGCGTACCGATCGTATCGATTGCCGGGCCCGGCCGGCAATGAAACAGCGCCGGCTTGGTGTGTTTCCGATCGCTGAAGACATGAACGAGGCTCGCTATCCGCCTTTTCCCTGAGCCCGCCTCACCCCAAACGAGCACGGGATTGGGATTGGCAGCCAAGCGTTTTGCAGTCTCGAGGACGCGCTTCATAATTGAAGATTGTGCGATTACTCCGTGCTTGAACCCGCTCAACTGAAGCTGGCGCTCAAGGAGATCGACCTTCTCCCGCAGCAAGTGAATCGTCTTGAAACCCGAGGTGACTTCAAGGACTGACATTTCCAATGGGACGCGATCGAGCGAAGAGCCGCCGATGAACCCCTGGACACCAGTTTCGCGACAAATATCCAGCAATTCGTCGGGCTTGGTTATCGGGCCACCGCCAAGCAGGCAGATCACGTTTCTGTCGATGGATTGAGCGACACGCGCAACTGCGTTCGTACGGGCAGCAAGCTCAGCCAGGCTAATCGACGGATCAGATCCGCTTTCCACGCTGCGGTTGAGATTGAAGTTGATGCAGATGGCCTCAGTGCCTGCTTCAACCATCTGTTTTACTTCGGCCTGGGTCCGCGTATAACCAATGGTCATCAGCCCGCGCCTTGCGGCCTTCACCAGGAGCTCAATTTCCCGGGCGTAGCCAAGGCCGCACTTTTCAAGCAACGACCTCCTGTATTCATCGATGTGGATCACGGATGGAAAGTTGGTGACGCCGGAGAAGCCCCACCTAATGATCCGGTCGAGCCAATGGTCGATATCGAGCTGCGGATCGAAGGTACAGGCTCCGAAAAATACCGGCAATTTCGTGCTGGGCAGGATCTCTGTTCGGCCGAACCCGGCCACGAAGTCGTTAGAGCTGCGGATAGGTAGAATGGAGGCCGGCGAAGAGCCACCCATAGCGCGAAAGCGGCCTGCATTGAGCGCAAGCACGAAATCCGCCCCTGCGCGTTCGGCGGCTCTCGCGGTCATGCCCGATCCGATTGCTGCCCCGAGCACGAACGAACGGGAGTTCCGAAAGAACTGCCTGATCCCGCCGCCCTTTACCTGGTCCACCCGCGTGTGCATCCCGGCCCGCCTCCTGCAGGGCGGTCGCGAAAACTAGCTCCAATTTGCGGGCGCGTGCAACCGTCGTAACGCTTTGCCGTTCGTCGTGAAGAGGTGGCAGTTCGCAGGCGAAGCCGCAAGACGAACCTTGCCAGACCTTTTGGGCGGCTCCAGCGTCGGCGCTTTGGCAACGACCGTTTCCCTCCCAGCGTTGCCGTAGACGTAGGTGACGCTGCCAAGATGCTCGATGAAATCGACATCGAGCTCGATTCCGATGTCAGTCTTCTCCGCCGCGGATGGAGAAAAATCGTCCGGGCGAATCCCGAGCGTGATCGGCTTGCCGACAAGCAGTTGATCGGGGTGGACGGGCACGGAGAGCGTCGCACCCGCGTCGAGCCTGACGTCCATGCCGGTCTCGTGCGCCGCCTCGACATGGCCATTGAGGAAATTCATCTTGGGCGAGCCAATGAATCCGGCTACGAAGCGAGACGCCGGATTGTGATAGAGATCGTGCGGGGTGCCCACTTGCTCGATATTGCCGTCCTTGAGCACGACGATCTTGTCAGCCATCGTCATGGCCTCGACCTGGTCGTGGGTCACGTAGATCATGGTATTCCCAAGCTGCTTGTGCAGCTTCGCAATCTGAACCCGCATTTGCCCCCGCAATTCCGTGTCCAGGTTCGACAGCGGCTCGTCGAACAGGAACACCTTGGGCTCGCGGACGATGGCACGCCCGATCGCCACGCGCTGCCGCTGTCCGCCTGATAGTTGTCGAGGCTTACGATCCAACAGATGGTCGATCTGCAACAACGATGCAGTTTCGGCCACCCTGATATCAATCCCGGCCCTCGGCACTCTGCCCATCCGCAGAGGAAAGGCCAGGTTCTCTCGCACGGTCATGTGCGGGTAAAGAGCATAGCTCTGAAACACCATGCCGAGGTTCCGGTCAGCAGCGTCAACATCGTTGACGATCTCGTTGTCAATCAGTAGCCGCCCTCCACTGATGCGCTCCAGTCCGCCGATCATTCGAAGCAGCGTCGACTTGCCGGATCCGGATGGCCCGACGAAAACGACGAATTCACCGTGATCGATCGTCAGGTCGATATTGCGCAGGACTTGGATAGTCCCATAGGCTTTATTCACGCCTTCCAGGCGAACATCGGCCATTATGCTCTCCTCTGTGGGGGGCTTTCAGCTAGCGCCGGCGGCACCTCAATTTCTACCAAGCTGGACACGATGAAATCCGGCGACGCCAGAGATGGATCCTCACGGGGCGGCACGCCGGTCGTGACCAGCACGGCCGGAAGACCAGCTCGCTTACCAGCTTGAATATCCGTCGGGATCTGATCGCCGATCATCAGCGTGGCACCGCGCGCTGTTCCTAGGCGGGACAGTGCGGTTTCGATCATGTATGGCTCGGGTTTGCCAACGATCAAGGGTTTGACTTGTGTAGCCACAGCGATAGCAGTGATCGTTGCTCCTGCGCCCGGTTCGAATCCATCTTCGGTGGGCAAGAGGAGATCGGGGTTGGTGCCGATGAATACTGCCCCATTCAAGATAGCATCGACGGCAATCCGCATCTTCTCATGTGTAATCTGACGGTCCAACCCCATGACCACAGCTTCTGGTTCCCGATCGGTCACCTCGAGCCCCACGCCTGCCACAGCATTCACAAGAGACGGCGCGCCAATGACGAACACACGCGTAAGGTCTGGATATTTGACCCGAATAAGCTCAGCGGCGGTGACGGCGCTGGTGACAACGTCTTTCGACCCGATAACAAGCCCAAAACTCTCCAGCTTGCGGGCGACCTCTTCCGGAGTGTGCGTCGAATTATTCGTCACGAAGCAGAACGGCAATCGAGCGACCTGCCACGATTTAAATGCCTGAATGGCCTCAACGATCGCAGCGTTTCCACGATAGACGACGCCATCCAGATCCGAAATGATCCCTTCGATGGGCGGCCAGTTGAGCTCAGAAGCGGTACTAGCCATTCATCAGCATCCCACCGTTTACGTGCACGATCTGCCCGGTCATGTAGGACGCTGCGGGGCTCGCGAGGAAGACCGCAAGCCCTGCGATATCCTCCGGCACACCCACACGCCCGAGCGGAATGCGGCCGCTGTGCCGGGCTTCGGTCTCCTCACGTGGCCGCCCATGCATCGGCGTATCGATGATCCCGGGCGCGATCGCGTTCACATTGATCTTGAGGGGCGCGCATTCATAGGCAAGCAGCTTGGTAACGTCGTGAACGATCGCTTTCGATAGGCAATAGTCGGCGCCGCCGGCCTGGTAGTTGAACACTGCCCCCTGCGAAGAGAGTGAGGAGCCAACGTTGACGATGCGACCGCCGTTGGCCTTCATGAAGCGTTCGATCGCCAGTTTTGAGCAGCGCAAGACAGCGACCGAATTGATCTGAATTGTACGCTCAATAGTCTGCGCATTGCCATCGAGCAGCGACTGGGCGGATTTGATGCCGGCGTTATTGACCAGCACGTCGAGCCGGCCAAAGCGCCTAGCAACCTCATCGAGAACCCTGGTGACATCGTCCTCGCGCGCGACGTCCATTGCCATCGGCAATGCGCCGTTACCGTAGGGCAAGGCAGCCAAAATGTCTTCGAGGCTTTCGAGGTTAGCATCGGTAGCAAGGACGTTCGCTCCTCCTGCCCGAAACGCATTCACAATGGCAGACCCGATGCCGCCACCCGCGCCGGTCACGAGCACCGTTCTGCCTGAAACGGAGAACTGTTTGGTCATTCCAACTCCAGGATGGTTTGGGACTTCAAAAACTCATGAACGGCGTCTGCACTCGGCATGGAGGCTTGAGCGCCGCGGCGCGTCACACATAGGGCGCCCACTGCCAGGGCCCTTCTTACGGCTTCTCTCAAAGGCAAGCGCTGTGCCAGTGACGCGGCGAACGCTCCATTAAAGGCATCTCCTGCGGCCGTGGTATCAACAACCTTGACGGGAAAGGCACTCAGAGCGATGGAGCGCGTTGCGTCGGCGTAATAAGCTCCTTGCGCCCCGAGGGTAATCAGCGCAGCACGAGGCCCGAGATCAAGAAGCTTCAAGGCGGCGTTGGCGGCGCTGTTGAAGTCGCAGACCTCGACTCCTGTTAACTCGAAGGCTTCTGTCTGGTTCGGCGTGACGAAATCAACGCTTTTCCACGCGGCTGATGAAAGTCCCGGCCTCACCGGCGCTGGGTTAAAAACGAGATCAAAGCCCTTGTCGCGCTTCATCTCGAAGAGCCGATTGAGCGCTTCGATCGGCATGCCCATTTCAGCGACCACGATCGCGTCGCGCTCTATGAACTCGGCCGCGCTCTCGACCATGTCTGGCGTCACGTTCAGATTGGCGCCCGGGTCTATGACGATCATATTGGAGCCATCGTCACTGACCATGACCAGGGCCGAGCCCGAGATTTCCCCCGGCGACACCTTGATTGCGTCCGCGCGAACGCCGGCGTCCCGTAGCGACTGCAGCAAAAAACGACCGGCGTCATCATCGCCAAGACGCGTGTAGAAGTGTGGCTCGAGCCCAAGGCGGGCCGCAGCAACGGCCTGATTGGCGCCTTTGCCTCCAGCGTAGCGGATCAGCGCGCCCAACACGCTTTCACCTGGCATTGGAAGCCGCTCGACCTGGAAGCATAGATCAAGATTGGTCGTTCCAAAGAACATCAATGGCCTGGCACTCATTTTACGGCACCAAAGGTAAGGCCACGTTCGAGGTGATGCTGTCCGATGACGATCAAAATGACAGGAATGATCATTGTAACAACTAGCCCTGCGGCCATGACGGGATAGAACTGCACGCCGGGATTGAGCAGCTTGAGAAGAGCGACGGTCACGGGCGCCTTGGTCGAACTGAGAATCAGACCGAGGGCGAAATTGTGCCAGGCCAGGAGGAAGATGAGCAACGAGGCGCCGATCAGGCCGGGCTTCAAAAGCGGCAGCACGATGTGCAGCACAACCCTAATCGGCTTGGCGCCATCCATGGCGGCCGCCTCCTCGATCTCTTTCGGGATGTCTTCGATATAGGAGCGACTCAGCCAAACGATCATCGGCAATGTGACGACCTGGTAGACCCAGATCATGCCGATATAGGTGTCATATAATCCAATCGCCTGGAAAATACTGAAGAGCGGGATGACCACTAGAAGCACGGGGGCGAAACGGAAACCCAGAATGAAGAAGGCAATGTCTTCCTTGAAAGGTACGTCCCGTCTCGCCAGAACGTAGCCGGCCGGAACTCCCACAGCTAAGGAGAGGATGACAGAGCCCAGAGCTATGAGGACGCTGTTGGTGATTGGCGTCAAAAACTCGACTTTGATCGTGCCATAGCTCGTTGCTCCTGCCTGGGCTACATCAAACAGGACACGGAAGTTTTCCAGTGTCGGCGAGAATAGGAAGGTTGGTGGCCAGGTCATGACCTCCGCCTGCTCTTTCAGCGACATCATCACGATCCAGATGAGCGGAAAGGTCAGGATCAATGCGCAGGTGGCGACGAGCAGGTTGAGGATCACATTTGTGGAGGTTGCGCGTTTCAATCGCATAAATTGCCTCCTCAGCTGACACGCAGGCGGACGAAGCGCCACAACTTGACCATAGCGAACGTCCCGACCAGCACGATCATCCAATTGACGACCATAAGGGCGGCACCACGTCCAAAAGCGAGATTTTGGAATGCGGTGATATAGGCGCGCACCGAAAGTACGGAGGTGCTGTTTCCAGGCCCGCCTTGCGTTGTCCCGAAGATAATGTCGAACTGGTTGAGGGATTCGATCAGCCGAAACACCGCGGCGATCAGAATGTAGGGAGCGATCAGCGGCAACTCGATATGCAG
Encoded proteins:
- a CDS encoding glucose 1-dehydrogenase, with amino-acid sequence MTKQFSVSGRTVLVTGAGGGIGSAIVNAFRAGGANVLATDANLESLEDILAALPYGNGALPMAMDVAREDDVTRVLDEVARRFGRLDVLVNNAGIKSAQSLLDGNAQTIERTIQINSVAVLRCSKLAIERFMKANGGRIVNVGSSLSSQGAVFNYQAGGADYCLSKAIVHDVTKLLAYECAPLKINVNAIAPGIIDTPMHGRPREETEARHSGRIPLGRVGVPEDIAGLAVFLASPAASYMTGQIVHVNGGMLMNG
- a CDS encoding carbohydrate ABC transporter permease, coding for MRLKRATSTNVILNLLVATCALILTFPLIWIVMMSLKEQAEVMTWPPTFLFSPTLENFRVLFDVAQAGATSYGTIKVEFLTPITNSVLIALGSVILSLAVGVPAGYVLARRDVPFKEDIAFFILGFRFAPVLLVVIPLFSIFQAIGLYDTYIGMIWVYQVVTLPMIVWLSRSYIEDIPKEIEEAAAMDGAKPIRVVLHIVLPLLKPGLIGASLLIFLLAWHNFALGLILSSTKAPVTVALLKLLNPGVQFYPVMAAGLVVTMIIPVILIVIGQHHLERGLTFGAVK
- a CDS encoding ribokinase — its product is MSARPLMFFGTTNLDLCFQVERLPMPGESVLGALIRYAGGKGANQAVAAARLGLEPHFYTRLGDDDAGRFLLQSLRDAGVRADAIKVSPGEISGSALVMVSDDGSNMIVIDPGANLNVTPDMVESAAEFIERDAIVVAEMGMPIEALNRLFEMKRDKGFDLVFNPAPVRPGLSSAAWKSVDFVTPNQTEAFELTGVEVCDFNSAANAALKLLDLGPRAALITLGAQGAYYADATRSIALSAFPVKVVDTTAAGDAFNGAFAASLAQRLPLREAVRRALAVGALCVTRRGAQASMPSADAVHEFLKSQTILELE
- the ugpC gene encoding sn-glycerol-3-phosphate ABC transporter ATP-binding protein UgpC → MADVRLEGVNKAYGTIQVLRNIDLTIDHGEFVVFVGPSGSGKSTLLRMIGGLERISGGRLLIDNEIVNDVDAADRNLGMVFQSYALYPHMTVRENLAFPLRMGRVPRAGIDIRVAETASLLQIDHLLDRKPRQLSGGQRQRVAIGRAIVREPKVFLFDEPLSNLDTELRGQMRVQIAKLHKQLGNTMIYVTHDQVEAMTMADKIVVLKDGNIEQVGTPHDLYHNPASRFVAGFIGSPKMNFLNGHVEAAHETGMDVRLDAGATLSVPVHPDQLLVGKPITLGIRPDDFSPSAAEKTDIGIELDVDFIEHLGSVTYVYGNAGRETVVAKAPTLEPPKRSGKVRLAASPANCHLFTTNGKALRRLHAPANWS
- a CDS encoding HAD-IIA family hydrolase, with the protein product MASTASELNWPPIEGIISDLDGVVYRGNAAIVEAIQAFKSWQVARLPFCFVTNNSTHTPEEVARKLESFGLVIGSKDVVTSAVTAAELIRVKYPDLTRVFVIGAPSLVNAVAGVGLEVTDREPEAVVMGLDRQITHEKMRIAVDAILNGAVFIGTNPDLLLPTEDGFEPGAGATITAIAVATQVKPLIVGKPEPYMIETALSRLGTARGATLMIGDQIPTDIQAGKRAGLPAVLVTTGVPPREDPSLASPDFIVSSLVEIEVPPALAESPPQRRA
- a CDS encoding phosphoenolpyruvate hydrolase family protein: MHTRVDQVKGGGIRQFFRNSRSFVLGAAIGSGMTARAAERAGADFVLALNAGRFRAMGGSSPASILPIRSSNDFVAGFGRTEILPSTKLPVFFGACTFDPQLDIDHWLDRIIRWGFSGVTNFPSVIHIDEYRRSLLEKCGLGYAREIELLVKAARRGLMTIGYTRTQAEVKQMVEAGTEAICINFNLNRSVESGSDPSISLAELAARTNAVARVAQSIDRNVICLLGGGPITKPDELLDICRETGVQGFIGGSSLDRVPLEMSVLEVTSGFKTIHLLREKVDLLERQLQLSGFKHGVIAQSSIMKRVLETAKRLAANPNPVLVWGEAGSGKRRIASLVHVFSDRKHTKPALFHCRPGPAIDTIGTLFGAERSENRRRHLSLLESASDTAVLLLHLDQLSRDGQERLADYLETGAFTPLNAVSAVRSTARIIATASVARAASLQTVLCPRLLALFAGLDIELPALPDRLEDLPQLIQHFTVEAKGDSNAQTLGIENSAFLVLAGHSWPGNLRELRQIVNQLVTLHETHITADVLKPLLTASSPVKPTATFSEREWIIKGLKRNKLHRGKTAKSLGLSRKTLYNKIKKLRILE